The following coding sequences lie in one Nitrososphaerota archaeon genomic window:
- a CDS encoding thiamine pyrophosphate-dependent enzyme, protein MYEHPLAKYFRKGVRQPFCSGCGNGIIAQCIIRAIDELKIDIRKIVFVCGIGCSGWISTFLNVDTLHTTHGRPLAFATGVKLGNPELKVIVLTGDGDGAAIGGNHLIHAARRNIEILTILVNNRIYGMTGGQVAPTTPHSMKTTTTPYGNIEYPFDLCKLVEAAGASYVARWTTFHVKQLISSIKKGLLKEGFSFIEVVSQCPIQYGKYIDVREPAKLLLMLKDLSINKDKAKTINEKELKEKIIIGEFVNKEVIGFSKAYEQLIIKVRGKIE, encoded by the coding sequence ATGTATGAGCATCCATTAGCAAAATATTTTAGAAAAGGAGTACGTCAACCTTTCTGTTCAGGATGTGGAAATGGTATAATAGCTCAATGTATAATAAGAGCAATTGATGAATTAAAAATAGACATTAGAAAAATAGTTTTTGTATGCGGCATAGGTTGTAGTGGATGGATTTCTACATTTTTAAATGTAGATACACTTCATACAACCCATGGTAGACCATTAGCTTTTGCAACTGGAGTTAAGTTAGGTAATCCAGAATTAAAAGTAATAGTTCTTACTGGTGATGGAGATGGAGCAGCGATAGGCGGAAACCATCTCATTCATGCTGCAAGAAGAAATATTGAAATATTAACAATTTTAGTTAATAATCGCATATATGGAATGACTGGAGGTCAAGTCGCACCTACAACCCCACATAGTATGAAAACAACTACCACACCTTATGGAAATATAGAATATCCATTTGATTTGTGTAAACTTGTTGAAGCTGCTGGAGCATCGTATGTAGCAAGATGGACAACTTTTCATGTAAAACAATTAATTTCTTCTATAAAAAAAGGGCTTTTGAAAGAAGGTTTTTCTTTTATAGAAGTTGTTTCTCAATGTCCTATACAATATGGCAAATATATTGATGTACGAGAACCAGCAAAGTTATTATTAATGTTAAAGGATCTTTCAATTAATAAAGATAAAGCAAAAACAATAAATGAGAAAGAACTTAAAGAAAAAATTATAATTGGAGAATTTGTTAATAAAGAAGTGATCGGTTTTTCTAAAGCATATGAACAATTAATAATTAAAGTGAGGGGAAAAATTGAGTAG